A region of the Polaribacter sp. L3A8 genome:
GTGAAATTATTAAAGATTTTCCTTTTGCGTTAAGAGGATATCAATGTGATATTGATGGTGAAAAAAGATATACAGGGCAAAATTATGAAGAAAAAAAACGAACTACTTTAGCATATATTGGTGAAAAAGTAATTGTTAAAAAAATGCCAGATAGCATTCCTTTTAGTAATTTAAGAAAAAATGTAAAAAGAAATTGTTGGCAAACAAGAGAGGTTGTAACTTCTTTAGGTGAAAAAAAAGAACTAAAAGCTTATATCAAAGAAAATGATTGGAATACTATACATCTTATTGTAAAAGACAATCGTTTGCAACATTTTGTAAATGGTGTTTTAATGAGTGATGTTACTGATTTAGACACTCAAAATAGAAGTATTAAAGGTTATATTGGAGTACAAGTACACGTAGGCCCACCTATGAAAGTTGAATATAAAAACATTAAACTAAAATCTTTAGAAAAAAGAGGTTAGAAATTCTTTCTTAAGATTTTAAACTCAATGAAAACTGGTGAAAGAGTAAGTTCGCTTAAAATTATTTTTTCTTTTTCCCCTAAAGTACAGGATACTTAAATAAAATGAGTATGGTAATTTTATTTGATTATAATAAATCATTTTATGAAAAAAACAAATAGTAAGTTATTAATAGTACTTATTTTATCATTTATAAGTCTAACAATTATTTCTTGTTCCAAAGAAGAAGTAATTGATGAAATTGAAGAAGTTGAAGAAACCGAAGAGGTTAAAGATCCTGTTGATGACCCAAATGTAATAGATTTAAGTGCAATTGATACTGATAAAATTGTAAGTGTAAATACGAGTTCTTTTGAGGGAGTATTTTATAATTTTTGGTCAACAAGACCAATGATAAACCAAACTAGGTTTAATGGGGCTAATTTTAGAAATACTATAAACAGCATAAAATCGTATGTAAAAAGTTACAATATGGTTAGAATGATGGGGGGTAGAAATGATGATTTAAATACTTTTTATCAAGGAGTAGATAGTTCTGGTAAAATTATCACCAATTTTAGTGGCTTAATTTCTAGTTTACGAAACTTTAGGTTAACAGGTTTTAAACCAAGAATTGTATTAGACAATGTGCCTTGGGAAATGAGTTTGCCAAAAATAAAGGATACCTATGGTAACTCTAAACCACCAAATGATTATGGTATTTGGAGGCAATATGTAAATGCATATATGCAAGCTTTGGTAGATGAGTTTGGAATGTCAGAAGTTAAAACTTGGCGTTTTAGAATTGCAACAGAACCAAATTATACGCCTAATCACTGGAGGGGAACAAAAATGGAGTTTTTTAAACACTATGATATTACAGTAGATGAAGTATTAAAAGTAATACCAGATGCCATTGTTGGTCCTGGAAATTTATTAACAGAAGGGGTTGCAACATATACTACAGAATTAATAGATCATTGTGCAACAGGTACAAATTATGCAACGGGTAAAGTAGGTACAAAAATGGATTTCTTTGCACTTTCTTACTATGAGAAATTAGATAAAAAAGAGGTAAGATTTGAAGATGTAGTGAAACCCTATAGAGATAAATTAAATAGCTACTCACAATTCAGTAATATTCCTTTTGATATTCAAGAATTTGGAATTTTAAGAGGTGATAATGGTGTAAGGGGCTTAAGTTTAAGTGATGGAACTGAGTTGGGAGCTAGTTGGTATGCAACTATTGCAGCATTGGCTTATAAATATAATGTAACTGAAATTTATGATTGGGGACAAGAACTAGAAGCTAGTGATTTACCAACAGGAAGAAGAAGTGTTACAGAAATGTTTTTAAAACTAGAAGGAGGTAACAGAATGTTTACATCAGAAAATTTATCAGGCTTTTCAGGGGTAATTCCCGTGTCTAAAGATGGTAAAATCTATATGTTAGTATACAACCATAATACTACTAGAAATAGTACAAATTCTAAAACTATTTATCCAAAATTAGAAGGAAGTCAGATTTCCAATACAACTAACTGGAAAATGAATGAATGGACTATAGATAAAGAAAATACAACTATTATGCACGAACTATACAAAGATATAAGAAATGCAGGTGTAGCAGAAAAAACAGACGGACGTATTTATGGTGACAGACCTTCTGACCGTTTTGAAGATGGATGGAAAAATGTTTTAAGTAGCAATTTATCTAAGTATGAGAATCTGTCTAAATTGTCATTAACTAGAGAAGGTGTTGTTGTAGGTAAAAAAGACGGATACCTTGCTTTAAAAGTAGAATTGGCACCTCATTCAGTTAAGTTAATAGAATTAATACCACAGTAATCTATATTTGAATTAATTACTACTAAAAAGGTCGGTTTAAAATATTGAATCGACCTTTTTAAATTTACTTTTTTGGCCTCTTTACTTTTCAGAATTTTTATTAATAAAAGCTAAAAATATTTTTTTATGTCATCTAGTTCCTTGCACTAAACTATTATTTATGTTAGCAACAGTAATCAAATATAAAATAATACCATTTACTATTATTTATTTCACATAAAAAGAATTTAAGTTATTATGATTACTAACAATAGATTTAATTGTTTCAGTTTCTATTTTCGTTACAAAATTAGCCAATCCTTCATTTATTTGTTTTAAATTTTTAAAGCATTTGTTATTGTACCTATCTTTAATGTATTTCCATACTTATTTGAAAGAATTTAGTTCTGGAGTATATGGTGTAATATTTAGTAGCTGAATATTATCTAGGATTTTTATATTTTTAGTAGCATGAAATCTAACAATAACAACGATTTTATATACATTGAATCTGTGAATTGATAATTGTTTCAAATAAATTTTAAAAAACTTTGACAGTTACTCTTTCTATCTCACAAACGATAGCATCGCCATCGATAGGAGAATAACTTCCATAGAGATATGTGTTTTTAAATTCTTGCTTAAAATCAACAATTGGAGAGATTCCTTTAGCCGTAATCATACTTACGATATAGGTTATTAAACCAAACCTAACTTCATCTTGGAAATAGAGATTTACTGTTGGGTATTTATCTTTATTTAGGCTAGTTATAACTTGATTTAAGCAACTAAGTAAGTTTTAAAAATAGGCCTTGGCTTGCTCTTTTTGTTTGATATAAGATTTTCTTGGACATTAAATTTTCGTACCAAAAAAATCTATCATATAAAGTCTAAATGTGTTGTAATTTATAGGTATTCCATAAGTTTGTTTAACCTAACGCAGTGCTTAAACATAGCTTAAAAAACCTTATTTTGGCTTGTTTAAACGCAATTCAAAACCTTTATAAATCAGTTTTCGAACTTATATAGTTCGTTGTTACTTTTGTTTAACTGGAATAACCATTGC
Encoded here:
- a CDS encoding 3-keto-disaccharide hydrolase, translating into MNRILYYSLFTCFVISFLACGHKSDSGFISIFNGKNLDGWKGDANYWSIKDGILVGEVTPETILKRNTFIIYEKEQPSNFELKLEYRISKSGNSGVNYRSEIIKDFPFALRGYQCDIDGEKRYTGQNYEEKKRTTLAYIGEKVIVKKMPDSIPFSNLRKNVKRNCWQTREVVTSLGEKKELKAYIKENDWNTIHLIVKDNRLQHFVNGVLMSDVTDLDTQNRSIKGYIGVQVHVGPPMKVEYKNIKLKSLEKRG
- a CDS encoding GH39 family glycosyl hydrolase produces the protein MKKTNSKLLIVLILSFISLTIISCSKEEVIDEIEEVEETEEVKDPVDDPNVIDLSAIDTDKIVSVNTSSFEGVFYNFWSTRPMINQTRFNGANFRNTINSIKSYVKSYNMVRMMGGRNDDLNTFYQGVDSSGKIITNFSGLISSLRNFRLTGFKPRIVLDNVPWEMSLPKIKDTYGNSKPPNDYGIWRQYVNAYMQALVDEFGMSEVKTWRFRIATEPNYTPNHWRGTKMEFFKHYDITVDEVLKVIPDAIVGPGNLLTEGVATYTTELIDHCATGTNYATGKVGTKMDFFALSYYEKLDKKEVRFEDVVKPYRDKLNSYSQFSNIPFDIQEFGILRGDNGVRGLSLSDGTELGASWYATIAALAYKYNVTEIYDWGQELEASDLPTGRRSVTEMFLKLEGGNRMFTSENLSGFSGVIPVSKDGKIYMLVYNHNTTRNSTNSKTIYPKLEGSQISNTTNWKMNEWTIDKENTTIMHELYKDIRNAGVAEKTDGRIYGDRPSDRFEDGWKNVLSSNLSKYENLSKLSLTREGVVVGKKDGYLALKVELAPHSVKLIELIPQ